The genomic stretch CGGGCGCCGCGGCGAGCGTGAAGACCGAGCGGTGATGGTCCGGGTCGGCGTGGACGTCGAGGACACGGGCCCCCGCCGTGGTGAACGTGTCGCCGATCGTGGCGAGCACGAGCGGATCGCGGCCCTCGGAGACGTTCGGGACGGCGATCAGCGGGCCGGCGCCGGCGCTCACAACGCGAAGCGGCCGGCGTCGAGCACCGTCGTGCCGTCGAGCGTGAGGGTGGCGTCGAGCACGAGGACGTCGAGGTGCACGGGGACGCTGACCGTACCGCCGATCCCGGCGCTGGCCCCGAAGGCGACGTGGACCGTGCCGAGCATCTTCTCGTCCTCGAGGATGTTGCCGGTCAGCCCGGCGCGCTCGTTCGTGCCGACGCCCAGCTCGGCGAGGTTCGTCCCGAGGTCCCCCGCCGCGGTGAGACGTTCGAGGAGCCGCTCGCCCTCAGGGCCCTCGGCGGTGGCGAGACGGCCGTCTCGGAGGGTCAGTCGCGCGGGCGGGTCGGCCAGGCCGATGGCGGCGAGACTCGACGCGTAGAGGGTGCCGTCGCCGCCGATGGGCGAGATGAACCCCTCGCCGCAGGGCAGGTTGCCGAACGCGCCGGGGGCGGTGAGGTCGCCGTCGTCGGGGATCGCGTCGCGGCCGGTGAGGTCGAGGGTGAGGTCGGTGCCGCGGGGGCAGGTGATG from Capillimicrobium parvum encodes the following:
- a CDS encoding aminopeptidase; this translates as MPTDLARAVETVIHRCLAVRPGEEVVVVGDASTADISAALRDEAERAGADATLTVATARTTDGQEPSKAVAAALAAADVFIAPTAWSISHTRARKAASDAGARGATMPHVTADMLARLMAADFDLMGERSNKVADLLTGASTARITCPRGTDLTLDLTGRDAIPDDGDLTAPGAFGNLPCGEGFISPIGGDGTLYASSLAAIGLADPPARLTLRDGRLATAEGPEGERLLERLTAAGDLGTNLAELGVGTNERAGLTGNILEDEKMLGTVHVAFGASAGIGGTVSVPVHLDVLVLDATLTLDGTTVLDAGRFAL